The following are from one region of the Dermacentor albipictus isolate Rhodes 1998 colony chromosome 5, USDA_Dalb.pri_finalv2, whole genome shotgun sequence genome:
- the LOC135906293 gene encoding rab-like protein 3: MRKSDSTLASIDKVKILVVGDSGVGKSSAVHLLCHNRPLANASWTIGCNVEVKLHEYREGTASQKTYFVELWDIGGSSSHSSARAVFYNSFHGLILVHDLTNKKSHENLRKWLSEVLCKDCPSKKANGVLEFDQEMFADSQVPILVVATKVDLVPHTAGRALATVADECGTDQVPLDNHNPKTLSPGSSNALKVTKFLDKVVERRFRSGAPSPPISATLPVVDRRRAKLSHLD; the protein is encoded by the exons ATGAGAAAAAGCGACAGTACCTTGGCGTCAATTGACAAAGTCAAAATACTCGTCGTTGGAGACTCGG GCGTGGGGAAGTCTTCGGCAGTCCATTTGCTGTGCCACAACCGTCCTTTGGCGAATGCCTCCTGGACTATCGGCTGTAACGTTGAGGTGAAA CTGCACGAGTACCGCGAGGGCACTGCATCTCAAAAGACGTATTTCGTCGAACTATGGGACATCGGCGGCTCCAGTAGTCACAGCAGCGCCAGAGCGGTCTTTTACAACTCGTTTCACG GTCTTATCCTCGTTCACGACTTAACCAACAAGAAGTCTCATGAAAATCTAAGAAAATGGCTTTCTGAAGTTCTGTGCAAGGACTGTCCATCCAAGAAGGCAAATGG AGTGCTCGAGTTTGATCAAGAGATGTTTGCCGATAGCCAAGTCCCTATCCTGGTTGTGGCAACTAAGGTTGACCTTGTCCCCCATACAGCAGGACGTGCTCTGGCTACTGTAGCCGATGAATGCGGCACTGACCAGGTGCCTCTG GACAATCACAATCCGAAGACACTTTCCCCTGGGTCCAGTAATGCCCTCAAGGTAACTAAGTTCCTGGACAAGGTTGTGGAGCGACGCTTCCGTAGTGGAGCACCCTCTCCGCCAATATCTGCCACACTTCCAGTGGTTGATCGTCGGCGAGCCAAGCTTTCACATTTGGACTGA
- the TfIIEalpha gene encoding general transcription factor IIE subunit 1, with amino-acid sequence MEGGGEVVTEVPSSLKKLVRLTIRGFYSVEHVIVVDMLIRNPCVKEDDLADLLKLEKKQLRAVVAQLKSDRFVKVRLRMETGSDGKATRQNYYYINYKVFVNVVKYKLDHMRRKIETEERDSTSRASFRCTGCSKSFTDLEADRLLDFASGQFRCSYCCAPVEEDQAALPRQDSRLLLARFNDQIQPLYTLLRELDDVRLAPHLLEPEPTDLSAVLQQSRRAGGRASPTLQMQSGAHGRSRDGPWSGDATRHQGSGQGAGITVNLGEATPSAPSAPQREAPAWMVHSTVLDTPTAPVNVPEEVAPVISETGSRPHSAIMETLLAHEKQPVVQPPKDSSDSEDAQGMPEPVRDVAQSEEEEDDEEEEETQVMVEGKPVPLQDVTEEMVARMTSTEKEDYIRLRQELYSMMYE; translated from the exons ATGGAAGGAGGTGGTGAGGTTGTGACAGAGGTGCCGAGTTCGCTAAAGAAGCTCGTCCGGCTAACAATTCGGGGTTTCTACAGCGTGGAGCATGTAATCGTCGTCGATATGCTCATTCGAAATCCCTGCGTCAAGGAGGACGATCTGgcggatctcctcaagctggagAAGAAGCAGCTGCGAGCTGTTGTCGCTCAGCTCAAAAGTGATCGCTTCGTCAAGGTCCGACTGCGGATGGAAACAGGTAGCGACGGCAAGGCGACCCGCCAAAACTACTACTACATAAACTACAAGGTTTTCGTGAACGTCGTCAAATACAAGCTCGATCACATGCGTCGTAAGATTGAGACCGAGGAGCGCGACTCGACGAGTCGCGCGTCGTTCCGTTGCACGGGCTGTTCCAAGAGCTTCACGGACCTAGAAGCGGACCGCTTGCTCGACTTCGCCAGCGGCCAGTTCCGTTGCAGCTACTGTTGCGCGCCGGTTGAAGAGGACCAGGCAGCCCTGCCGCGGCAGGACTCGCGTCTCCTGCTGGCGCGGTTCAACGACCAGATACAGCCCCTGTACACGCTTCTTCGCGAGTTGGACGACGTGCGACTCGCGCCGCATTTGCTCGAGCCCGAGCCGACGGACCTCAGCGCGGTGTTGCAGCAGAGCCGCCGTGCCGGGGGGCGCGCCAGTCCGACGCTCCAAATGCAGTCAGGCGCGCATGGCCGGTCCAGGGATGGTCCCTGGAGCGGCGACGCCACGCGCCACCAAGGTTCGGGACAGGGCGCCGGCATCACCGTCAACCTGGGCGAAGCGACCCCTTCGGCTCCTTCGGCACCCCAGCGCGAGGCGCCAGCGTGGATGGTCCACAGTACAGTTCTCGACACGCCGACCGCG CCGGTTAATGTACCTGAAGAAGTGGCTCCTGTCATCTCTGAAACGGGATCACGGCCCCACAGTGCCATCATGGAAACACTATTGGCACATGAGAAGCAGCCTGTTGTGCAGCCACCAAAGGACTCAAGTGACTCGGAAGACGCCCAAG GTATGCCTGAGCCGGTGCGAGATGTTGCGCAgtctgaagaggaagaagacgacgaggaagaggaggagaccCAGGTTATGGTGGAAGGGAAGCCAGTGCCTTTGCAGGACGTCACAGAGGAAATGGTGGCCCGCATGACGAGCACCGAAAAAGAGGACTACATACGGCTCCGGCAAGAGCTGTACTCCATGATGTACGAGTGA